ACAATAAgtcaatataggctatattgtGAATGTTACAGTTATTCAGTATGCATTACATTACTTTGTTACCCAATAAAGTAACGAAATTACAGTAAACACAGTGTAACACAGTGTATGGGGTTAGGAGATTTGAAAGATAGGGAGGGGCCAGATTGTGGAGAGATTTGTGTACTAGGAGAATGATTTTGTGTTGGATGCGGTACTGAACTGGGAGCCAGTGTAGTTGCTGGAGGATGGGGGTGTGTGATGTGATCCCATGGCCTAGTACAGCTGAGCACCCTAGCAgcagagttttgaatatattgCAGACTGTGTAATCTATTGAATGAGATGCCAATGAGTAGGGCGTTGCAGTAATCTAACCTGGAGGTGATGAAGGCATGAGTAGGGCGTTGCAGTAATCTAACCTGGAGGTGATGAAGGCATGAGTAGGGCGTTGCAGTAATCTAACCTGGAGGTGATGAAAGCATGAGGTGATGAAGGCATGAGTAGGGCGTTGCAGTAATCTAACCTGGAGGTGATGAAAGCATGAGGTGATGAAGGCATGAGTAGGGCGTTGCAGTAATCTAACCTGGAGGTGATGAAAGCATGAGTAGGGCGTTGCAGTAATCTAACCTGGAGGTGATGAAGGCATGAGTGACTGTCTCAGTGgcagatggagtgagagaggggagttTAGAAATGCAGTTCAGAGCTGttagtgatgtgtgtgatgtgtcagTCAAAGGACAGGGTAGATATATAGCACTTTTACAATGTTTTACTGTGGAGGGGGAACCTcacttcaaagtcaaagtcaaagtcaaagtcaaagtcagctttattgtcaatttcttcacatgttccagacatacaaagagatcgaaattacgtttctctctatcccacggtgaagacaagacatattttaccaatttaagtccacagacaaacataacattcaagtaaacaaaaaagtaagtaaataagagggcacatataataatgaaaaaaataagagcagcaaaatttggtttaaattgtgcatagacagtcaataaaatactagtgcaaagtcaggccaataaaaggcttgggtagttctgtttgacctaagtaagaaagaaagtgacatagtggtgcaagttatgtaagagcagcagaagtgttgtgttttcaggacaacaacaacaagttgtaaagtgtacaagtgtgcaagtgtgcaagtggagtagtgcacgcggccattttgggtccaatatccaggatgttatgtagctgagggtggaggggggagaggagggagagagttcagcatccttacagcttggtgtatgaagctgttggtgagtctggtagtgcgggagcgcaggcttctgtacctcttcccagagggcagtagatcgaacagattgtgagcggggtgacttgcatcactcacaattttggtcgccttgcgggtgaggtgggtggtgtaaatgtccttcagggaggggagtgaagcaccaataatccttccagctgtgttcactatgcgctgcagggctttcctgttgtattcagtgcagcttccgccccacacagcgatacagctggagaggatgctctcaatggtgcctcggtagaatgtggtcatgatggctggtggagcacttgctcgcctgagtttccgcaggaagtacaggcggcgctgagctctcttcgccagtgatgcagtgttggtggtccaggagaggtcttcgctgatgtgcacccccaggaatttggtgctgctcgctctctccaccacagcaccgtcgatggtcagtggcaggtgttgggtgtgacctctccggaagtcaacaacaatctctttggtcttgctgacgttcagcaggaggttgttgtccctgcaccacgtggtcagatggtcgacctccaacctgtattgagtctcgtcgcccttggtgatgagacccaccagagttgtgtcgtcagcaaatttcactatgtgattgttgctgtaggttgcagtgcagtcatgcgtcagcagggtgaagagcagcggactgagcacgcagccttggggggcccctgtgctcagtgtgatgctgcttgaggtattgttgccaacacgtactacttgaggcctctgacagaggaagtccagtagccagttgcagaggtaggtactgagtcccacttaacaccaccaatgtgtagcacccacctggagaacctcactaaccaccaccacccacctggagaacctcactaaccaccaccaatgtgtagcacccacctggagaacctcactaaccaccaccaatgtgtagcacccacctggagaacctcactaaccaccaccaatgtgtttATATGCAGAAAAAGCCGCCCTCCTTTCCAGGTCAGAAAACgcgctcgcgcacacacacacacacacacacacacacacacacacacacacacacacacgtgtacatacacacgcacacacacacacgtgtaaatacacacgcacgcacgcacggacacacacacacatataaaaatagGTTAATGTGAGAGcattcaaacacacaaccacacacacaaaaacacacacacacacacacacacatgtgtgtgtgggggaagaCACTACTGCCCCAtcactgtttacacacacacacactgcagggaaGGAACAAACCAAAcccactaacaaacacacacatacaccctgtgCCATCATCGCTGTCCTTTGCAGACCTGTGCGTAAACACCTTCTTCTGGTGGTGTGTGATTGGTGGAGCCTGGCAGTCTGACCTCTCCGTACTCCACGGTGTTGTCCACTCTCGTCCTCTCCTCCGTTTTCCTTCTTATCAGGATGGACACCTCGGCATACTCCACATCATAGCcgtcacctgcacacacacaagcacagagatgtgtgtgtttgtgatcacacacacgtcaaacttcctcttctctctctctctggctgtacTCAACTCTGGGCTCATTTAAATGTTCCAGAGATgggcttgcctgtgtgtgtgtgagtgtgaaagagagtatttgtcaaaatgtgtgtgttgcttccACAGATGAGAGCTTTTACTGGACTTGTTGTCCTACTGGTTACGTCAACTTAtggtaagtatgtgtgtgtgtgcgtgtgtttgtatgctctctccctatctaaagtgtgtgtgtgtgtgtgtgtgtgtgtgtgttaaaataaGTTAGAGTTTTCTAGATGATTCTACTGCTACTTTAAGTTTCATGGAGCCCTGATGTGTTGGTGATGTTCTACTGGAACAGATGACTGTTGTTTCTCATTTAGTGGCTTATAAAGGAAGGACACAGTGTTGGGCTCTAAATGCATGTGGTCATTGCTAATGATGTAGCCCTGGCTGTAAAGCTCTATACCCCCCACTCTATTTGGGCCCTCACATATTCTCACAGACATAACCTCCTCACACATACAGGGAGTATGTGTAACAGGTGCCaactagcttagctgtgcttgtagAATGTTGGTAGATGACgtctcaagagtgctgctggcatgaaaGCTAGTAGCCTGGTCTTTTAGCTAACATATTTTAGCAAATCAAAACAATATTCTAACTTTTGTGCACATTTGGCTCTTACAGCAGATATAGCCAAAACAGATAAATGTTTGTGTGGTTTAAATTGACCTACATGCTCACCACCGTTGTTCCTTATTGCTACAGTGACACACACTGGAGTCACATttggacaaaaacaaaaacacacggCAGGAAATAACACTGAGCTGAAATGGATACAAGACTAAGAacgtttattatgaccgccgctagcgaagctttttttttttcttcccccgtcatctacttcctgaatttttggtcaacgatacccgggacaccgaaacaccggtgcacatgaaatttggtgggtatgtagccccactagacttttactgaaaaatgttgtttcgtccccgggggccactccccccccccccctgctgggccccccgaaccgcaaaaaaagcagtttttcctaaataactacctgaaccgtggcactgaggatgaagaatcttttatggtatgttggtctcaagggcccatcaacctggcccataatcactcatttgtgatttgcacccccccggtaaaaaatgataaatcattctgctttaatcgcccctatcttcagttaagatgttcagaactgcaccaaattttatgtgtatgattgacctggcattctctgggggtatgccaagtttcgtagaatttcatccatgggggggtctaaaagaatttaggttatgtgtacatttagtgactgtacactcattggcctgttgatggcggtgcacacatatacacatgcacacacacacaggtaggctacgcacatactatcggtattagaacggccgatacataattacaaattcagtaggattaaaagaaagccaaatattcatcatcatcatcatcatggctgcatttccagtattggcgataagtagtcgattgtccactagatggcacatcgttgcagtgagaaaaatgttccggaaatgttgccatctttaggggaaagtccgtaggagtcgattgccaagtgtgctctggaaattcacaattcgtcgccgtttaaaaaaaaaaaaaaaacatagtccagtatttcttttgaaattgaaatgaagttgtatggactggactatgtttttttttttttttaaacggcgacgaaattgtgaatttccagagcacacttggcaatcgactcctacggactttcccctaaagttggcagcaaagatggcaacatttccggaaaggtactggcttgatgaaattcattctggactctctatccgaccacataaagacctcgggatacttcggtttggctttagggaccctctactcactaccacgtaagtgcaatgttgtttggaactgtagaagaggtataaaaatagcgctttgtagcggcgaaataatatgcccttctcacttccacgctaacgagctttgactaaaaacatcgaactttctcaaaacacatccaaatgacatgatttggatgtcaactcaacgtatgtactcccaatcatccgtaaatcgatctaaagtgcattttactccagataattcctttaagtgtAGGATGCTTGGACTCTCGATGTCGAATTGactttgatggtttcattgcttcgtttgacaacttatcgccaaataccacacataaaggacttggtgcatgcgagtcaccggtctctgcgaaaccatattttaaatatgactcgtcatatttcgtattgaattaccacttttttttctttgaggtatctggctcaccatcgtcagtgggtattattgcgaatgtgacattattgcgaattaaattgagtttatttagtttgcatgcattttttttaactctTGTCGTAgactacggcccggttaggaatgtcccgggCCGCGGACCGgcggttggggaccgctgctgtaaggtgtaagccattggtttccaaaggagattttatttgtgtcgccagcatagcctattgacaatttatgttgtaaataggcctaccttataggcctacctgtagcttagggaagctaacagctttctattaggatctagtttgttagttacagttttgtcataactccctgatgcatttttgcatttagaatagccagagcgtggatatctcaatcggaaaatgaaacaatatcggggtgaacccagcctgatctgcccgctatttattttttgatttcttaaaagattgagcttggtctggtgaaagccagacaagccatggacctcagttacacaatgcaagggaacatgaatcagcctatatttgcacgaacaacaacggacaacagctcttcaactttggcccgttaaaatgtgtatgaacagtctagcgacgcatttcatcaaggcccatttggacatgtcagttatttgcaccactggttagatgtaaaacagcattttgtttcagactactgttacttaatttgtgcattgacaataaagtattacatgaactaaagatgtaTCTATCTAATACATCTAGTTTCTCTACAGATACAATAGGTTGGATTTTGTGTGGATGTTTCAGCTACTGTCATCCAATAGAGAACTTTATGTGATTCTACATATTGAGGGACGCCACCCATCCATCACAGCTTACAGTAGTGTGCTGTTTCTACCTGATATACAGTGATATTCCTAACGGTAGTGTGCTGTTTCTACCTGATATACAGTGAGATTTCTGGTAGTGTGCTGTTTCTACCTGATATATTTCTAGTAACGAATAATATACAGCAAGCTTACAATAGTGTAGAACTTCTGATGTGAGTTGAGTTTGCCaaacactgtctcacacacacagggcagttcAACACAAAATAACTAATAAAGCTCATTCATACTGAGGTGTTCAAATGATGAGAATGAATCTCCTCTATTAATGCAGGTCTGGATTCCATGTGTGATGCTACTCAGGATGCTGCATGTTATGGGGCTCTGGGAGGACCTGTCTACCTGCAGCTGATGAGGAACACCAGAGGACACGATCTGAGCCTCAATTATAACagtaaacatgtttttaaattcaGAAAATCCAAGTCAGTGTTCTATGAGGAGTTCAATACCACATCAGTCCTCCAGAGGTGGAAGTTTGTTCCTGATAACGGGACCATGATTATCAAccctgcagagaggagagacgcagGAACATACAGAGTGGAAATCACTGAGTCAACGGGGAgagtagtgaaacacacagtacaGCTGACCATAGAAGGTAAATGACTTCATCTCTCCTCTGATGTGATAACAGATGTAACATCTCCTGCACTGTAACACAGAGGGGTTTAGTGAGGATCTCAAAGGGGTCTATAAGGACACAGTGCAGTGGATGATTGAAAGTTAATATCCTCATCTGCTCTGTTAGACATTAGTAAGTTCACTAATCAGACTCTAATGGCTGTAAGTAAACTCAGAGAGTGTGAGCTGTCTTCCCCCACCAAGCCTCAAGTgtgaacacacagatacaggatATGAACTCAGCAGTACGGAGGGGTTTGTCTTTGAGCAACTCTGAGCTGATCCTGATTTGATCCCATTTTCACAGAACATGTTCATGTCATTTTATGttcatgtgttttattttcatgcaTTTTGAATCCTTTCATGACCCATGTCATGGCTCCCCCTGTGTAAGGCTCTATGTCATAGTTGAGTTTTGTGTGGATGTTTTCAGCCACCATGACACCAACaacaacttgaatttcccctggggatcaataaagtatctatctatctatctatctatctatctatctatctatctatctatctatctatctatctatctaactgccCCCACAACTATCTCATCTGCAGCCATGACAACCAACAATGGAGTTCCCATGGCAACAACACCACCACCTACTCCAACATCTACAACCTcagctctgctgtgtgtgtgttcctctggtTAGTGACTGTTTCACACTGATCACTAATCACAAGCATTTtagcagatagatagacagatagataaacAGACATTATACTGCTGCTACTTGACCAATAATTATAAAACTTCCTTCCAGTCATGGAAgtcttttaaactatcaacagGCTGCTCAGTAGTACACAAAAGACATGTCACACGCAATGCAAAAAATACTGTTCTTTTTGATGATATTATTTGTGATAATGTTGCTGTCTGCAGGAGGTATTTCTCCAGTGTTCATCAGTGTGTGGCTGGCAGAGATCATCATCCTCACATCACTGCTGGTGGGAGGGTATTACCTCTACATAAGAAACAGGACATCACACACTCCAGGTCAGACATTACACACATTATGCAGAATTACACATCTTCATCTTCTCTACACTAGAAACAGGACATCACACACTCCAGGTCAGACATTACACACATTATGCAGAATTACACATCTTCATCTTCTCTACACTAGAAACAGGACATCACACACTCCAggtcataacacacacaatacacactttTCTCATCTACTACCTTTACACCACACATGATGACACACTCAGGTCagcatacacattacacattacacattttaTCTTCTGTTTTCTACACACCTGAAACAAGACACCTCGTCCTCCAGGTGAGCGTACAGACTTTCTAGAGAGCAGCTAGACTGTTCCTGCACtaatgtgtttgttgtttgttatgtgtgtgtttttctctctgagAAACTGGTGTGTCTCGTCTCCCTCAGATGAGCGTAAGGACCAGGAAGTGGAGCTCACTCTGACCTCCACGAGTCGCAGGAGGAGGACACCAGAGAAGGTGCAGATGCAGTGACTCCCCATTGGCCCAGAGGAGGTGCAGCACCAGACTACTCCTCCATTCCCCGTCCACTATAGAGACTCTGATCAGTCCAACAGTCATAGTGCCTATTTGTTACTAGACCCGTTCACTTTGGGAAGAGCTACAACTTCAATTCATCTGTTTGTTGACATTGCTACTGTCTGTCTGGGTTAATCCGGTCAGATGCTCATTGGTggtaaaatgtgtttgtgtgtgtgtgtttggcagtgTTCTACTAGTGTAGTTGTTTCCAATATGCTTCAATATGCTCATATTAAACTTAAGATAAACTATCTTATTGATTGCGTGTATTTCAATTTAATGATAATAAAATGTCATAGCcatcctagtgtgtgtgtgtgtgtatgatgtgctAAGTTTATGTACTATAtgccatactgtgtgtgtgtgtgcatgtgtgtgatggtgatttCATGACTGTTATCTTTTCACAAAACAATAATGAGCCATTcgtgcacgtagtctattgaagtgttagtgttgtgtttgtttgtttcagacAGTCCAGACTAGAAATGATGGACTCTTATCTTGCCAACCTGATCAAAGTTCAGCAAACTTGTCCAGCACATATATAATTATGACCACagatagggattgtcaaagtttttgttttttcccccccgtcatctacttcctgaatcttTGGTCAACGATTcacacatgaaacttggtgggcatgtaactaCTTTTATGGGTAAAACATGTTTGGTCCCTGGgggcatgcatacacatgcatgcatgcacacccacgcacagacacacacgcacacacaaatgcacacataaacacacatgcacacaggcacgcacatactatcggtatcggaAATTATAACGGCCGACAAATAATTTTAAATTCAGTAAAGGAAAACCGAATATTGATTCTTCATTTAGGCTGCATTCCCAATATTGGCGTTacatagtttgtccaccagatggtgcAGCGTCTTGCATTACTTGACTTGTTTCCACTTTGTTGTTTGTGGTCATGGAATGCTTTCAGTAgcaagaaaaataaaataatcagTGTTGCCTACACCGAGTTATGCTCCTGCTAGAATTTGCACCCAGGTGGCTGAATTGTGGCAGGCTTTAAATATTTATTGTCCTGcttatgcaccacctgtctatatacCTTGTAtatagggttgcaaaatttcgggaattttcaaagttggaaactttccatgggaattaacgggaatatacgGAAATGAACAGGAATAAacaggaattaatgggaataaactgggaatttgtaatatggcaagttagtctataacagggaacttaaatgtagtggacaaaaccccatcttgcagcataatattagttaaaacaacctgatttaatgcaatttcagtcaaatttctaccctgcacatacgtcaatcccatgcacacagcaatcagcataggctactagacataaaggaaacctatgatgcgttcatgtgcatggggaaaataaattcccAGTGAAAATGTGGGAATAACTAGTggaagtttgcaaacagagtcttcattcaaatgggtgtacgtcattttgcataaactgtaatgggacgattaatctgtctgattgacaatttatatataatttacataatctataaggtttggttggggtggtatgttgccattatatttttatttgttttatcattttctgggattctaactgaacaaactgattgtcagtcaatgttccaaccaattggattttgttgttgagtggcgtggtgtatcttgggcagttcagtggtttcagtgttgctagcttagcacgctagtaaaccataggcagagaatgggattcccgctagcatgttagctatctttgtatgctaagtgaaaatacgaacaaacaaatcatattgcttattatgaaacaaaatgttaatgtctgtatatgaaacagtaggAGTTACCAAAAATTCCCAGATCattcccgtaaattcccattaattcacataatttcctttaattccatgaaagtttctaatttggaatatttccaaaattccccagcttaattTCCCAaggaaattttccgcccctttgcaaccctacttgtatatcacattgcacttttctgctttttttgcacttctgattAGACgctaactgcattttgttgtctttgtacttgtactctgcacaatgacaataaggttgaatctaatctaatctaataggGCAACACAGGGATAGTCTCAGccacacatgtaacacacaataaggattcaccacacacatcaaaacgGGTATAAACACACAAGGTATAACCAAAGAGACTAAACATGCTAACAGATACACAACAGGGTAAACGCGAGTACAACTACAATAGCAGACATTTACTGTACACATTCTAGCATTCACACGCACTGCATTCTGGTAGACACTCATTCAACATTAGACATTTACAaccaccaacaccacattaATTCTACTATTAAGCTCTTTGGTCTTTGTAGGGCCAtctattaagtataagtatatatactcttttgatcccgtgagtggtctctgcatttatcccaatccgtgaattagtgaaacacactcagcacacaatgaacacacaatgaggtgaagcacacacgaatcccggcgcagtgagctgcctgcaacaacagcggcgctcggggagcagtgaggggttagatgccttgctcaagggcacttcagccgtgcctactggttggggttcgaaccggcaaccctccggtaacaagtccaaagcactaaccagtacggctgccccaagcattatgctaggctatatagttttcaagacagtataggctacccacACCTGGGAAAAGTATGATGTGATTATATATATCTTATGTCAGCCTTATGTCAGCCCTCAAGGAAAAATATGTGTGTCTCATGATTGTTCCATTCATGTCACCTGAAGCATGATGGTAGAAATATCTGTTCAAAAGCACAGTTGATCTGTGCATGCCATGATCAACTTCTGATTCTTTGATATAAAAACCGAGTTTATTATTTTGGGTTGCTATTACATTAGAATTTCAGCCCAAAGTTGGATACCATGCAATCCTCTCTTGAGGCATCGCTTACTAGATGTGAACATTGCAGAATACCACATACAGATTGAGAAATTGCATTGTCTCTCCGCCTTTCCTCTCCTGTAGGATCTAATCAGTGCTCTTTTTAAGTTAATCTAGGGTAGTACTTAACTACTAGCTACTACAAACTACCGTTTTTCTCACTACTGTAGGGGCGGAGCTAATGGTTCACtacagggggtgggtgggtggggattcactgtctgtgtttatcccaacatcatgtttttatttgtccACTTCATATTGTGCACAACACATTTCATTTGAAAAAGCAACATGATCAATCGCTAACCACTACTGTAAGTGCAACTACAGCTAACACATCCAAAAGTGCACTGCGCTTTTGCCTGTTtaggatatttgtttgtttttgttttctcgtGGGTTGTGACTTTTCCATGCTGCAATATCTGGGTTGAAAGAAGACTGTCCATGCATGCTAGGTtttttatgaccgccgctagcgaagcggtcatatagggattgtcaaagtttttttttcttcccccccCATCATCTAcctcctgaatttttggtcaacgatacccgggacaccgaaacccCCCtagtagcctgggtgccattccgaactttgtcccgcccacaacatttgaggtcgggaagttggtctggcattgctccattgtggagcaagtatgctcgccctagatcgggcggaccaatcaaatcgggctttacgatgatggacaggtgagtcTACCTCAAGTTGGAAGGGCTTCGCAAATTGAGGAGCCATTAGAACTGGCGAGGTCGTGAGGAGTCGTTTGACTGACTCAAACGTGTTCTGACAGGAGGCAGACCAGAGGAACTTATCTGACGCCTTCAAGAGACCAGTTAGAGGCTCCACAACCATGGAGAAATTTTTACAGAAGCACCGGTAGAAGCCTATAATACCTAGGAACCGCATCAGTTCTTTCTTGGAGGTCGGCGGAGGAAAGCGGTCAATCGTGTCGACCTTCGCTCACACAGGACGCACTTTGCCCTGACCGACGACCTTCCCAAGGTACGTTACCGTTGCCCTAGCGAATTCACATTTAGCTAGGTTGATGGTCAGGTTCGCTGCTGCTAGACGCTTAAAGAGCTCtctgatgtgttttatgtgGTTTTCCCAGGTGTCACTGAAGCAGACCACGTCATCTAAATAAACAGCACACCCCTCCAAACCCGAGACCACCCGATTCATTAATCGTTGAAAGGAGGCTGGTGCGTTGCGAAGTTCGAAACTCATAACCTTGTACGAAAATAGGCCTTTAGGAGTTATGAATGCGGACACCTCTCGAGCTCGTTCTCGTTAAGGGGACCTGCTAGTACCCCTTAAGGAGGTCAAATTTGCTTACAAAGTGCGCACCTCCCACCTGATCGACACAATCCTAAGGTAACTGGAACGAGTCTGGCTTAGTCACGGTATTTACTTTACGATAGTCCATGCAAAAACGGAATGTACCGTCAGGTTTATTCACCAAGACACACGGAGAGGCCCTCTGAGGGCTCTGCAAGGTCATTGTCAAGAAGATACTTCACTTCAGACTCAAGATGGGTCTGTTTGTCTGCAGAGACTCGGTAAAAATGCTGCCTGATGGGCTCAGCAACACCCACGTCAATATCATGGTGTATGAGTGATGTCTGAGATGGCCTGTCTGCACACAAACATTTTAACTcattaattacat
The Alosa sapidissima isolate fAloSap1 chromosome 14, fAloSap1.pri, whole genome shotgun sequence DNA segment above includes these coding regions:
- the LOC121681287 gene encoding uncharacterized protein LOC121681287 isoform X5, which codes for MCVLLPQMRAFAGFVVLLVTSTYGLDSMCDATQDAACYGALGGPVYLQLMRNTRGHDLSLNYNSKHVFKFRKSKSVFYEEFNTTSVLQRWKFVPDNGTMIINPAERRDAGTYRVEITESTGRVVKHTVQLTIEATMTPTTTAPTTISSAAMTTNNGVPMATTPPPTPTSTTSALLCVCSSGGISPVFISVWLAEIIILTSLLVGGYYLYIRNRTSHTPDERKDQEVELTLTSTSRRRRTPEKVQMQ
- the LOC121681287 gene encoding uncharacterized protein LOC121681287 isoform X8, with product MCVLLPQMRAFTGLVVLLVTSTYGLDSMCDATQDAACYGALGGPVYLQLMRNTRGHDLSLNYNSKHVFKFRKSKSVFYEEFNTTSVLQRWKFVPDNGTMIINPAERRDAGTYRVEITESTGRVVKHTVQLTIEAMTTNNGVPMATTPPPTPTSTTSALLCVCSSGGISPVFISVWLAEIIILTSLLVGGYYLYIRNRTSHTPDERKDQEVELTLTSTSRRRRTPEKVQMQ
- the LOC121681287 gene encoding uncharacterized protein LOC121681287 isoform X9, with product MCVLLPQMRAFTGLVVLLVTSTYGLDSMCDATQDAACYGALGGPVYLQLMRNTRGHDLSLNYNKRRDAGTYRVEITESTGRVVKHTVQLTIEATMTPTTTAPTTISSAAMTTNNGVPMATTPPPTPTSTTSALLCVCSSGGISPVFISVWLAEIIILTSLLVGGYYLYIRNRTSHTPDERKDQEVELTLTSTSRRRRTPEKVQMQ
- the LOC121681287 gene encoding uncharacterized protein LOC121681287 isoform X4, whose amino-acid sequence is MCVLLPQMRAFTGLVVLLVTSTYGLDSMCDATQDAACYGALGGPVYLQLMRNTRGHDLSLNYNSKHVFKFRKSKSVFYEEFNTTSVLQRWKFVPDNGTMIINPAERRDAGTYRVEITESTGRVVKHTVQLTIEATMTPTTTAPTTISSAAMTTNNGVPMATTPPPTPTSTTSALLCVCSSGGISPVFISVWLAEIIILTSLLVGGYYLYIRNRTSHTPDERKDQEVELTLTSTSRRRRTPEKVQMQ
- the LOC121681287 gene encoding uncharacterized protein LOC121681287 isoform X11, which codes for MIINPAERRDAGTYRVVIYASTGTSVGQHTVQLTIEATMTPTTTAPTTISSAAMTTNNGVPMATTPPPTPTSTTSALLCVCSSGGISPVFISVWLAEIIILTSLLVGGYYLYIRNRTSHTPDERKDQEVELTLTSTSRRRRTPEKVQMQ